The Hemibagrus wyckioides isolate EC202008001 linkage group LG26, SWU_Hwy_1.0, whole genome shotgun sequence DNA window AGCGCTGGAGGAACTGGGAGAGTTTTTCTAAAAGGTTTGTGATTGATGATGTGGAGGTGCACAGAGAGCTGCTGAGTAAAATGAACCTAGAGAACTTTTGCACAGAACCATATTTCAGCGAGCTACGGCAGCACATGAGGGATCTGATCCGGATTCTGGCTTCCGTGGCTGCCAGTGTTCCCGCTCCCGAGCACGAATACGGGTTCTATGAGACAGAACCCATAATGAGTGGACATAGGACATTATCTCAGGATGTTGTGCGACACTGCATCATCCAGGCTGCGGTGCTGGCGTATAGAACAGGTGAGATGTCGGTGCATGTGTGAATGTCGGTCAATGTTTTTCAGTTTCATCTCTGTAGCATGTGTGTGATTAGCATGGAGAGGATTTTCCCTAAACTGATGACCTGCTGCTGTAAACATTTCAGGGCAGTCAGTGTCTAAATCATGTTAGACTACTCCTTTAACCTTTTCTCTTTCCACTGAAAAACCTGGCAGGTCTACTCTCATCTGTTGCCTAAAATATACTTCCTGGTGCATCTAACTGCCATAGCAAccattatccatccattcatccattctctacactgcTGATCCTACTGGATCACCGGAAACCCGAAGCCTATCGCTGGAGACTCGGGGCATAAGGCAGGTTacatcctggacaggatgccagtctatttCAGTAGCAaccatttgcatttttttttactgcatacTTTGAAGACTTAGTCATTCCTCTCACTCATTACTCTCATGCCATGCTTCAGATGTTTAAAGCAGAGTTATTacacttaaataaacaaatcaaatcagaaactaaaataattcaattcaattaaattttatttgtatagcgcttttaacaaagagcattgtctcaaagcagctttacataagaaacaacataagaaaacaactaacatataaaaagacaaacagtcctagatgttatcccaagtgagcaagcctgaggtgactgaggcgactgtggcaaggaaaaactccattagatggtaagaggaagaaaccttgagaggaaccagactcaaaagggaacccatcctcatttgggtgacaatggtgtgatgcagatacagcatgtgtataatgttatgtaaatcaataaggaggttgttgtccacagcgctgctttgaatatcccaatcctcacaagcagaacctggctggagctggtccatctccggatgccactggagccggcacagtctctgtatgcctcaatggaacagcattagcgtagctgctgttcataatattagcagcactagatgataatgtgcatttaatcaggtgtactggagcacaaggttatgggaagtgttaaatgtatgccaggctaaagagataagtcgttagtctacatttaaactgggagactgtgtctgagccccgaacactgtcaggaagactattccaaagtttaggagctaaatacaaaaacgctctaccccattttgtggactttgatattcttggaactactagaagtctgGAATTTTGTGaccttaaagagcgtggtggattgtaacgtgttagaagactggagagataggtgggagctaaaccaattagagccttgtacgtaagaagagctaatttatagtcaattctaagtttaacaggtagccagtgcagggatgataatattggggttatatgatcaaattttcttgatctggtaagaactctggcggctgcattctggactaactgtagcttgtttattgaagatgcaggacaaccacctagtaatgcagtacagtagtccagtctggaggtcatgaatgcatgaactagtttttctgtatcagatacagataaaatgtttggcaatatttctaagatggaagaaggctgtttttgtgataatggaaatatgattttcaaaggataagttgctgtctaatattacgcccaggtctttcactgttgagctagtagtaacagtacatccttctaaatgcaagctgaattgcgagagcttctgtgtactggtttttgggtcaataagtaatatctccgtcttatcagaatttagtaatagaaaattatcgatgatccaatctttaatatctttaacacactcagttaatctagacaaattagatatttcatctggttttgatgagatatataactgggtatcatctgcataacaatggaaactaatcccatgccttctaatgatgtcacccaatggaagcatgtatactgagaaaagcagaggtcctaaaactgacccttgtgggaccccatatttcactggcactacactggacagttctccgtttaaatctacaaagtggtatcgatcagacaggtaggatctaaaccattttaatgcctgtccctgcatacctatgtgattttgtaagcgatctatgaggatattatgatctatagtgtcgaatgcagcactaagatcaagcaggactaaaatcgagatgcagccttggtccgaagctaaaagcaagtcattagtgattttaactagtgcagtttctgtgctatgatggggcctaaaacccgactgaaattcttcaaggatattgttttcctgtaggaaggagcataattgggctgacaccaccttttctaatattttagatataaacggaaggtttgaaatcggtctgtaatttgatatttcatcaggtctagtttcggtttcttaagaagaggcttaataactgctaacttgagagattttgggacatggcctagatataacgaggagttaataatattgagaagaggctctccagctgcatgtatcacttctttcagcaatctagttgggattggatctaacaaacacgttgttgatgtagccgtggtgataagtttaagaAGCTCTTCCTGCCCaatgctggtaaagcattgtagctttaagtgtggagctataggctggtctggatcaccggatgccattaaaggttgaacatccaatattttgttcctgatactatcaatttttttagtgaagaaattcataaagtcctcactactaaactgtgctgaaatactctctccagaaatctgatgttttgttagtttaaccactgtactaaataagaatctgggattgttctggtttatttctatcagatgctcagccctagcagctttttgagcctgtctatagttggacagactgtctttattcgcaattctaaaaaaaataataaatgaagaaaaaataatgaactaAACATGTTCAAGttgaactgaaataaaaataaaaagcagatgACCTGAGTTTAAGGTTAGTCCTAAATAATCTCTAAAGATTACAGATGATAAAATATAACCTAGTTTTTAATCTGCATAGAATTTGTAGAATGAAATGACTAAACCTAAACcttgtgttggtccccgttttgctgctaaaacagccctgacccgtcctgcactgtgtattctgacacctttctatcagaaccagcattaacctcttcagcaatctgagcaacagtagctcgtctgttggatcggatcacacgggccagccttcactccccacgtgcatcaatgagccttggccgcccatgacactgtcaccggttcaccactgttccttccttggaccacttttgatagatactgaccactgcagaccgggaacaccccacaagagctgcagttttggagatgctctgatccagtggtctagccatcacaatttgccccttcgtcaaactcgctcaaatccttacacttgtccatttttcctgcttctaacacatcaactttgaggacaaaatgttcacgtACTGCCTGATATAtaccacccactaacaggtgccatgatgaggagatcatcagtcttattcacttcctctcactgctcataatgttatgcctgatcgatgtgtgtgtgtgtgtgtatatatgtataaactaaaaacacacacacatacatactaaataatatatgcactgagcactttattaggaacacctgctaaTCAGCTACTGGTATGCCAAAATGCACTGAAAAAACATGCAGAGTTCACATCTTCTAATATCTACCTCCAGCATGTTAATGCACCATATCCCAACACATgctcagtgttcttcagtggtCTTctcagtcaccagatctgaaccGATTAGAGCACTTTTGGGATGTGGTAAGAGCAGGAGATTGGCAGAATGACATTGCACCAGATAAAACTGTTGAAATTGTGTGATAATGATCTCCAATCTCCTGTTATTAGAATCAAGGGAAACCCTACACCTCAACCCTAATTCttagtatagtgttcctaataagtGCCcactgagtacacacacacacacacacacacacacacacagacaatgtaaatataaatttgaATTGCAACTGAAAATGATATAAAAGATATTTAATAATacaaatctgaaaataaaagctaaaaatctacaaacaaataaataaacagaaacaaaattgCTCAAAAATAAACTGCACTGTGAATcatgatataaaatattgtaatataatttattaagaTGTAGATATTGTTTTTAAGCTGTAGATGtagatataaaattatatttacagtaaaaaaaaaaaaaaggtaaataataaaatagacaaacaaataaaagaaaatagaaaaattcAGACTGTATCATTCGATGTGTCTAATATgggtttgtttctgtttttgtggtATTTTAGAAGATCCTAAAGTGGGAGTAGGTACAGTGATCTGGGCAGAAGGCAGACTGGTGAGTAAAGAGTTCAGACTTTATAAAAGATGCTTTAAATATGTGGTTCGAATTTGACAcaatattaatgaaatgaattaaaatgcttGAGGGATGCCTTGAAGCAAAGCATGAATTTGACTGAACCATTCTGTcaaatttgttatttattattattattatttttattatttatttacttatttatttatttaaaataaaataaaataaaataaaataattatttgctATAAATGGTCCATGCTCAGCCTCAGTGTGATGGCACGGGGAACATGTACCTGGTGGGATGTGGTTATAACGCCTATCCCGTGGGCTCCGAGTATGCCGAGTTTCCTCAGATGGACGACAAGCAGGAAGAGAGACAGCGCCGTAAATACCGCTACATCATCCACGCTGAGCAGAATGCGCTCACGTTCAGGTGTGTGAATATCACAGTGTATAGAAATTCATCATGTTACAATAATGCAATTATTCTAATATGcgatcgtttctatagtaacagctgttTCACGTGGATGAATCTATCACTAATTATAAAGCATCTTTGATATGGTGAATCGTTTCTATATAGAAACATTAATATTTCTTTGCAGGACTGGGGACTTTGTGCTTCTGGTTCCTTGGTAACATGGTTGATTGAAACTTTGTgcgagagaggaaaaagaaaagggagGAAATTACCGTTTATAGCTGCTCTAATAACCGGAACATTACTAAGGTGATAAGAGAACTTCACAATGGAAAATGTAAATGGATAACAGACATGAcgtcatatttttttaatcaaatattaATTGCAGTCGATGGctgtgatacactatattgccaaaagtattcgctcacccatccaaataatcagaatcaggtgttccaatcacttccatggccacaggtgtataaaatcaagcacctaggcatgcagactgtttttacaaacatttgtgaaagaatgggtcgctctcaggagctcagtgaattccagcgtggaactgtgataggatgccacctgtgcaacaaatccggtcgtgaaatttcctcgctcctaaatattccacagtcaactgtcagctgtattataagaacgtggaagtgtttgggaacgacagcaactcagccacgaagtggtaggccacgtaaactgacggagcggggtcagcggatgctgaggcgcatagtgagaagaggtcgccaactttctgcagagtcaatcgctacagacctccaaacttcatgtggccttcagattagctcaagaacagtgcgcagagagcttcatggaatgggtttccatggccgagcagctgcatccaagccatacatcaccaagtgcaatgcaaagcgtcggatgcagtggtgtaaagcacgccgccactggactctagagcagtggagacgcgttctctggagtgaccaatcgtgcttctccatctggcaatctgatggacgagtctgggtttggcggttgccaggagaacggtacttgtctgactgcattgtgccaagtgtaaagtttggtggaggggggattatggtgtggggttgtttttcaggagctgggcttgaccccttagttccagcgaaaggaactctgaatgcttcagcataccaagacattttggacaattccatgctcccaactttgtgggaacagtttggagctggccccttcctcttccaacatgactgtgcaccagtgcacaaagcaaggtccataaagacatggatgacagagtctggtgtggatgaacttgactggcctgcacagagtcctgacctcaacccgatagaacacctttgggatgaattagaacggagactgagagccaggccttctcgtccaacatcagtgtgtgacctcacaaatgcgcttctggaagaatggtcaaaaattcccataaacacactcctaaaccttgtggacagccttcccagaagagttgaagctgttatagctgcaaagggtggaccgacgtcatattgaaccctatggattaggaatgggatgttacttaagttcatatgcgagtcaaggcaggtgagcgaatacttttggcaatatagtgtatgttaagaCATAAACACCTTAAAATATGCTGTTACAGGACCTTAATCTGCCTCTTATTTTCCCAACATGCCAtcgatttttatttcttactcatTGATTCCTTATTTCTAAATGAATACACAGAGCCAAACCTTTAatccagggttgccaggtcatTCCTGCAGAGTACAGCCTGACAGTAAAACCTAAACACGTCGCTCTCTAGCAAAAGAACCTTCCAGAACCGATGTATTTCTATACTACATGCAAAAGTGTGACTTTTCCTCCATGTTCAGGAGTGCGGATGTGAAGGAGGAAGAAAACACAATGCTCTTCGTCACTAAATGCCCCTGTGACGAATGTGTACCTCTGATCCAAGGCGCCGGCATCAAACAAATCTACACCACAGACCTGGACAGCGGGAAGGACAAACACGACATCTCTTA harbors:
- the cdadc1 gene encoding cytidine and dCMP deaminase domain-containing protein 1 isoform X2, giving the protein MELFPRRDSQRRDNASVKGTGLVVVHEQRILGLHCSGAALHAGQVAVIRHGSRLKGCDLYFSRKPCSACLKMIINAGVNRISYWPADAEISLLSDRSSAAGSRLQEAMLDATAAERLKSSSRPHIGVVLQPLPNSMLQFVEETSRNSDFLGRMAADDPSLDVHELFRKERWRNWESFSKRFVIDDVEVHRELLSKMNLENFCTEPYFSELRQHMRDLIRILASVAASVPAPEHEYGFYETEPIMSGHRTLSQDVVRHCIIQAAVLAYRTEDPKVGVGTVIWAEGRLPQCDGTGNMYLVGCGYNAYPVGSEYAEFPQMDDKQEERQRRKYRYIIHAEQNALTFRSADVKEEENTMLFVTKCPCDECVPLIQGAGIKQIYTTDLDSGKDKHDISYINFNRLRGIRKFIWKKSCLVRSAAEQTGPPLSNGCVKNRREEAVDYQCNKKLRN